The following coding sequences are from one Musa acuminata AAA Group cultivar baxijiao chromosome BXJ2-4, Cavendish_Baxijiao_AAA, whole genome shotgun sequence window:
- the LOC135609484 gene encoding uncharacterized protein LOC135609484 — protein MSKGRSPEPLDFFIWTVEDVGLWLEEINLGSYRQVFEENGVNGEYLESLSMFTTEQILRFIRRCHMKWGDFITLCKELRRIKVACLKGEQEVRKPWWAPSCLSVVFVRLAKRNRQSRVVSMKLEP, from the exons ATGAGCAAAGGGCGGTCCCCCGAACCCTTGGATTTCTTCATTTGGACCGTCGAG GATGTTGGATTGTGGCTGGAAGAGATAAATCTTGGAAGTTACCGCCAAGTTTTCGAGGAAAATGGTGTCAATGGGGAGTATCTAGAAAGTCTTTCTATGTTCACGACAGAGCAGATTCTGCGCTTTATCAGGCGATGCCACATGAAATGGGGTGACTTTATTACACTTTGCAAGGAGTTAAGACGCATAAAAG TTGCATGCCTGAAAGGGGAACAAGAGGTCCGTAAACCATGGTGGGCTCCCTCATGCTTATCGGTGGTCTTTGTGAGATTGGCAAAGCGCAACAGGCAATCCCGTGTTGTCTCCATGAAGCTGGAACCGTAA